The DNA window GTCCCATTCATTTGATTATTGatacatatttattcatttagtacccaaattttaaaattaatataaaaaggacATGACGTGCGTAAGGACCACTTATCTCTTAAGATATTTCTTCAAGAACGTATTTTTAgggagttgaaaaaaaaatgtaatttgccatttagtggtggcggccattttggatttgaaatttgtattttgtttgtaacaTAGTACATAGTATTTCACTAGTCCAGGTTTTTCATTTGATGCCAatgttgagggagttgtgaaaagtATTTTTCTACCATTTTTTggcagcggccatcttagaccgaTTTCCATCAGACATAGCTCAGAGCACTCCATATTTACCTAAAGTGTGTggataaatcttttttattttagcacgAAATTTTGAATACCTATGCAAAATCCTTCGTTAGAGGTATCATAAACACAACATTCTAGCAAGAAAATTAAACTGAACCTTGATATTCATTACATGGGACAACCATTTATTATGTCAGAAATACAGTCGAAAATAACATTGTTTGCGCTATTAAAAACTACATAGATTTTATGAATAGTCTAAGTTCTTTCAACTTCATTAAGCAGCACTAAGTTCTATGTGTCAGCGTGTGTGTCGATAATaacgaatgttaaaatgaatGCAGCAAATTCTCTAATGACAGTTATAAGGCAGTTGTTAGGCCCTTAACAATCGCTGGAGACTTAAATACCCCTTCAGAAACAAATAAGTTTGACTCAGTTTGAACAGAAGATGTATACAGCATATTTTTCATTATGCGCCAATAATGAGTTCTCTACTAATGACTGAGACAGGGTGGCCATATTTTTGCCAGACCTCGGAAGAAATACAATACTTAGGTGTTATTTTACCTTTGTTCCCCTAATATACCGTATATCCTTCCTAAAATGGCAGGGATTAAGTACTCACTGTTAGATTCTTCGATCGTGTTTGATCTTTACGCTTCGTATTCGATTTCGTATTTGATTTCGTAGGtggcctggtagagatcgctttgaagcgataaggccgcctcacgtaccttttctcctttttttatctaatgcttgttttttttttatttttttatttggtgtacaataaagtttattttcatttcatattcatttcatttcatttcttcaGAGAAGCAAGCCAATAAATCCCTTCTTAGGTtccgtatattttttttgtatttatgtatacttagTACTATATATTTTGAGATTGTATTTTgcattatattaaatgtttttctaATTAAATTATCGTTTATATCATCGGCCTTGTTGCgtgatgcaaataaataaatgactaatCATGTGTGACTGCTGATCAGAATATAGTCGTCGTTTCTCCTTTTCTTCCCGCAAgactcgtacgaggcgactatggGAATATAAAGGCGATCTTAAAAATATGCGAATATAAAAGCGAGAGgctactgcgatcaccaccCCATTTGCTCGTTGAGATTCTGGGCCAATTGAGAGAGGCCTTTTGAGATTGAGTTTGATTGCCAGATAGagacaaatatttcttatttatttttatttatttttattattattattatttatttttgtaatctagataagtattagtgtgtaattgttcgtaagtatatatgtaataataatacaccccactaATCTTGGTTttttgtctggaagagatcgctactaagcgataagaccgccttttgtatcctaatttttaagtttcctcttgttgtgtccattgtttttttctttttgtggggtacgaataaagtgtataaataaataaataaataaacttgtcatgtgcaagatattttatttaatggatTAGCATTTTGACAaatgtgataataaatatttcttatttaattaataaagtgttTATTGTCAGTGTGCTATTGTGTCGGTGGTGGTGATATAAATAAAGgagcattttcgatacacttcagtctcgTATTGATATTgggacgatgcaaagatacatcATGGTATCTTAGTCGGTATCTAAACAAGATattaacaatgaatgaatgaatgaatatacgtttattgcacaccacaaaaaatacaaaaaaatagaaaagtataacaaaacaacaatctgagtagaagcaaaaaaaaaaagcgtgatTTTCCTAGGACAGTCCAAAAGAATTAGTTACGTGCGGTTTGCCTACAGAGGGCAGGCGTCTTTTCTTAATAATTAGCCTCGCTTCATCGCTTTGTTTGTATTGACGTCCTTTATTTAAAGGCCTTTTTGAATACAATATGAAGCATTCCAAATTTTAATGAGACGTTGCttgatatttgattttgttttcttttgataTTAGACATTTCAGACATTCCCCTGTACCCCTCCaactaaaagtaaattttgtaataagAGTAGCTTCGACTTAAATCCGGCTGGAAATTAAATCTCatgaatggaaaaaaaatattgaacttTTAGTTTTGCTGTTTTtgtacttattaatttaattaatcacatctatttaattttttaccattAATTCGCAATGAATTGCAATTTGGTGTGCAATCAATTTTCtttatacatacgagtacatacgtATGCCATTGGTAGcgtggaagaaatcgctatgaagcgataaggccgccaaattgtatacgttgttttgttatagttttattttttatgtactttttgtggtgtgcaatacaattgaattcattcattcattcatacataccTACTAAGCTTAGTCTAATATCGTGTCTGACTGCTAGCGTATGATCTTGTTagaatactaaaattattaccAAAATAGTGATTTAGAATTTCTTTGTAAACAAGGTTGATTACCAACTAACAAGGAGGTACGGATACCTCCACATCATCTAAAGCAAAAcacaaaatatcaaaaaaccATCATACAAAATCTTATCTTGCAAATCCATAGCCTATCGTTTTAACTATTCCTATATATAGATATCCTTACTCTAATATTGTAAACGTGAATGTAGGGATGATCTCAACCGAttgtcatgaaactttgtacacatatttttggaggtattagaagtaacataggttattttttataaaataaaagaatattatttacaaaaaattaaaaaaatgtttttcataaaataccAACATGTTGCTACTTCAGTGCTATCGTTCAGTTCTGATGttcattttttataacaaacaatcacgaatgaagtcgcaggcaactGCTAGTTTATATAAATGTTCGATATGAAAAAACCTCCTTGGAAATCGTTAAAAACTCatttcaaatatgtatataattatagtaaGCATATCTATTACATGTCTCACGTCGTGCattcaaaatgaaaatttaaatcttCCAACGACAAGATAATACTAGCCTGAGCGTAAATGCACATTTGTATATTTCCGTATGCACAGCTGATAATATAAGCCCCTCTGTTCCACATTAGCATACACTTAAACGCCCCTCGCGTATTTATCAGTTGAAATTCTACTTGTGTAAAATGTTAGTATAATATTCCTTAGGAATAgccacaataaattattataaattttctgtATTATGATAATGTACACAATATTCTGTAGGTGGCTCTACAAACAAATATACGTAATTCTTGGAGTTACTGAAGCTTGAATTTACTTGGCGCTACTTTACgcaattccatgatatattatgaaaattaagcttaatttgctacacttcgcgaaaagcaggagaatctgtatggtgtaatttataatttcttaaatatttatactcaaAACTAAACAGATCTTTTCTTGTTTgacctaacaattattcattgtaaagtcaccatctcctgacgatgctccggtttcggagcgaaacttgcgtataGTGTACATCTGTATTGTGAAgtagccgaagatctgtttggtgtggagtataaggattgaagaaattattattaaattacactatacagattctcctgctttttgcggagtttagcaaattaagcttagttttcataatttgATCAAGTGCATAACCGAAACccaaactaatttatattagAATTCCGGTTCCAGCCTGAAGGTCGTGGTTGGCGCCGTATTAACACCTTCGCCTCGGGTTGTTGCGCACAAAGCGGCAATGTAAAACGTGTTCcctgcatgccctacgaagtatTTGTCTGCTATGCACCTTTTATATGcacctttttatcggcttcgcacgctcaggttgcctttagaagatcacttttagtgataaggccgcctttgcaccctatcactaagtcctattactgttttctttgtggTTTCCTATTGTGTGGTgctgcaataaagtttttctattctattttcatGGGCGATGTTTTTCCATGTTatgtattattactatttaaaaaaaggaaaatagaaGAGAAATCACAGAGATCACAGAGAGTCACATTAGATACGTTGCTATTAACGTAAAACTAGTGCAGGGTAGTGTGACGTCGATACTGAATCTAGATTAGGATGTAAACGGCCAGTTTAAAATCACAACTACAAAGTTCTACTGGAAAAAGAAAACATGGTCCATGCGTTCGGGAagtaaaaagcggtgatagcctactggGTAGAGCTTCGGGTTaggcaattttaatatcacttgctttaaacgatgaaggaaaaaacgtgaggaaaccggcatgcctgagagttctccatgatgttctcaacggcgtgtggagtcccccaatccgcacttggccagcgtggtagactacggcctaaacccttctcattcagagagcggacccgtgccctgtagcgggccggtaatgggttgatcagtggcgtgcacttcatacatgcacaaaagcactgcataccctaaaattgaaatatagcctaGTATAacaggaggatttttgccattttatgaaattttcctgctgtgtacataacctggtaagaaacccagtgcacgccactggggttGATTATGTTCGGGAAATACATTaccacagacagacatacataaTCACACACAGACAAGCAAACGTATAACAACCCGTCGTTTTCGCGTCAGAGGTTATAAAAGCATTTGGCAAATCCAGCCAGTTACAACTGTATCGCATCTTGCAACACATATCGAATGATACAGTCGACAGTGCGGCCTGAATTTAAAGAGGACTTGTTGCGCCTGGCTTGTTGCCAGCCGGGGATAAATCTGGAGCCCGCgatagcctataaacacttaATGTTATACCCCCAACGATTTATGTCCTTGTAACGGTGACAACTGACAAGTTTGCGTTTAACCAGACCAGGATTGCGTTTCTGTGAGGGTTGTTCGCGGATCAATATATAGTACAGCTATAATCCGGCCGCTGAAGGAAAAGTGTCAAGTTGttagtttatattaatatactaaacAGCTGTGGACGTCTAATGACATAATAAGGTAATAGGTATAGCGCCGTATGTATATTTACTAATGATGCCCTTTGTGGACCTTCCAATACATGTTGGTGAAGTGCAATGTGTCTAGGAATAACTGAAAGCCAAAAGCAAAAGAAGGAagaaaccacagaattaagaacatacagaaccctcattcagctattatgcatgcagtgcgttgtgtccaaaaatagtgaaaacgccGCGCACGCGTCTCactgttgctagctcacaatcccattttccccattagtaaacgtttagaaaattacagtcaaaaaataactttcaactgctaaatggaattaaaTGACTAACCGccagttcgagaaacactactaaagtggagtggtttctgcttcaatattagtcatgtacacaGTTTCTGTATGATCCTAATGATGTGGAAGAAACAGTTGACATAACTTTGTAACAACGCAGtatgaattataaacatattattttctttaacattAAATCTtggtaaaatgtttttaataaatataccgtAAGTTGTATTATGATATATAACACgttttctgaatgttcttaattctatggaaGAAAAAGTTGACATAACTTTGTAACAGCGCATGCGTTAAAGTTATAAacgtattattttaacataactttaacattaaatctagtgaaaatatttttaataaaaataccgtatgttgtattataatatatttaataattatagtagatatttttgtaggcaataaaaatatttttattgtaaaacaaaatcattACAAAGTTAcatcaaccattcaatcacgcAAATTCTTTATTAAGCCGAACTATAGCTAAATCAGGCCACTCCTGCTGTAGTtcattatgatattaagtatTAATGTTAGATGATTTAAGTAACAGTTACACTTAACGAAACGTTTCGTATTTGCCGTGCTTCCGAGAAGTTAGAACATGCGATACGGGCACGGATAACAGAATTGCGATTCTGAGGTTGTTCACGGATCAATAGTATTTACAGCTATAATCCGGCCGCTAACGGAAGGTTATCTTGACGTCTGTTAGTTGgtcatttataacaataataaactttatgcAAAGCTCTGCAAAgattctcacaagatagaaagatgaatgttaaaatataaattgttgataatggaaaagagcaactgataAGTTTCTTGCCAGCATGTAGATGCAGGTAGAGTTActgcaaacagacatacttgacgttttaaaattgCTCATAtttggccaacttgaaataaatgaattttgaattttaaaatttaaaagtctCTGCACCTCAGCTGCACTGCTCAGAAAACGTCAGAAGAACTTTTTATACTGCGATATTCGTTTGTTTCAGTATTACCTTTTTAATGGCTTGTTTAGGGTTCGACTACTGATAATTCTTAACTTTGGAACAGCAAATGTTAGTACAAGTGTTTTGGACGAACCTACCATAAAACTATTgaaaacctccctggcgcaacggtgagagcTGTGAATTCAAGTAGGGGGTCCCAGCTTTGATTCCTGGCAGGTGCAATtcgggattttataatttctgttttttttttggtctggtctagtgggaggctttggccgtggctagttaccacccaatcGACAAtgacgtgcctctaagcgatttagtgttccggtgcggccatactccctaacacgtAAGGGAGTATGGTCAAGTGTGACCTATCAAGTGAGACTGCAGTAAAGTCTAACTTGTTGTTGAAAAAAGAAAGctgtaaaaaaatctttggaCTTATCGAACATTTCCAAAATTCCTATTTGCTGTACTATACTGAAGTTTAGTGTTAAATTTGCATTTCACTCAAATATCAGATTGCCATACGGTGATTACGAGCTTACGCTCGAGTGCGAAGCCAAAACAAGTCAGCCCGTTCTATTAATGTTAAAGGAAATACATCTCCTTGAGGCTTAAAATTAATACACAAAccatttaattatattagtatggGAACAAAAGGTCCTTATATAATTGTAGCGCACGCTGTGCTTATACGTGTTGGTTTTCACTTACCTGAATCTATATGCTAGGATACGGGAAAAAGGGGGGTACTAATATGCactgctagcatgggcaggagacaataaaagaaaaaaaaagaaaaggaaaggataaaaattaatcttctcccacagctttatcaactctcagagcactggcgcacaagtgaaataatatgcacataatatatgggtatatatatataaatggaagtaaacttctcctattccctgttaccgtgctttagcaggtggatacgttaaCTATATCCCTGgtaaggggatataatcagggtatataattgttgtctcctgcccgtgctagcccttcTATGTGATATTACTATATGTACCACTATAACCTGGGATCTATCCTTTAACAGTAAAAGCTatctaaattaaaatacgaGTTTAACATTAACTGTGTTAGTATATTTGCGGGTTTTAGAGCACCCACTACGCTGCTTTGTgcatttgataaataataacttgtgataataataattattgtaatataaagaTGTACCATAGATCAGCTACGCCGGTGCAAGTGCCGTGCGTAGAGTGCTACGAGGAGTAGCATTGAGAACAGCCATTGGTCTCGGAACCggtcaattataataaataaacatctgtAAAAAGTAGACTTAGCCAGGATATTATGACTAAAACCTGCTAATAGTAGCTGCAAGGTGCGCGCGGTTTTAATCGAttctactttattattaaaaacaaagcgACAAGCTAAATCTCGGAGATCTCTCTTAAACAGTTCAAAAACGTGAACTGAATGATAGAGAAGAATTGTTATGAAttgttgctctaaccaggtaacaaataataaaagaaacaccCGGCTATGAATCTTGCTAGTTTAGATTGCATCCCAATAAAGGCGCGATAGGAACCTTAGTAtcgttatttttaagtttactaacTCACTACCTTGTACGCAATTGAAGTACCTTATATGAGCCTAATTATCTGGTGaaaggcttcggtcgtggctagttttCACCTTATCGACAACGACGCAACTAACTGATTTatcgttccgatacgatgtcgtgCAGAAACCAATTACCCATATCATACTTACTCTGAATGTGCTAAGTAACCAAAGTACGAGTCCGTGCGCTGCAATGGATCAGCGTCTTTAAACACATTGCAAAGTTTAATATCCGTGCACCTGACCGTTTAATAAGTGCCGCACAAAGTCGCTATATTGCCTTTGAAGGCTCGCCTGATTTAATACCCATTCGTGACGTAGAGCAGCGTCGCAACAgaggtttgtttgttttaaactttattgcgtattaaaaaaaatgtgcaacATGCAAATGTTTTTTTGCCTAAATGCaaagttttatgtttttatctTCGATACTGACGAACGTCCGTTCATCCCTTTTTTAACTCTTTCTCGCCTTTTTCACGAAAAATGGTAGCCTACTCTTTCCCAAAGTCGACTCTCTGTAGGTACCaagtttcataaaaatcggATCCGGTAGATATTATATTCAAAGTGTTGTTTCGTtgtcatttaatttataaataaatatcaatatcgaatctagaacaattaataaaaacgtGACATACATACCGGGCAAATGTTTCAATTGCAGAATGTGTAAAACTTAATACCTTGACATATTTTCTACTATAATTACTATAATTCTCTATGATTACGTCGAAACAAACCTTTTATCTtactaattaaaaacttttttttttagacactgaaaaatattcctaTTAAAACTTAACATAATTTGTCGCTCGTACCTATCCCGTTATCGATATGCAACTATACAATTCTTACGCACATACACACCTACACACCTCTCCATAAAAcctgtaagtaaataataataataataataataataaataaatatacaacgacaatacacacatcgccatgtagcctcAAAGTAAAAGTAGCTTACGTTATGTGTACGAAGTtagcttataaatattttttatgaatataatacacataaatacttataatatacagataaacaccgagacactgaaaagtGCGAGTGAAAtaggcaaataaatattatttgcgaCCCGAAGCCTCAGTTTAAAATGCGTCGACTATAGTCTTACCTTTTGTAAAGAGAAGAGGGTCACAGTTAGGAGGGTCACAGGAGGTGCCATGAAGATATAATTTAGAGAaacatatctataaatataaaaatgttatgttggtttgtgtacgcttcaaaaactcaaaaagttctgtaccgatcgagctgaaatttcagcatgatatataatccgcatcgaGGATtggttttatctatttttcgcatgcgtcacatatccgcgagttTTCATATCTACgcagacagtggaaaaacaaaaatattttatatccacaagtattgcaaaattaaacttatatgtaatgtattctttgttttgtttctcattcccaaccattccataaaaatgtgccacagcgtaGCGTTTAAAACAagttagtttaatataattatagccAGGATCAGCAGCGGCCTCAGTGCTACTTCAATCTACGGCGATCACCATCACTTTTGCCCAGCGTGGGGATTATGACAAGTTCTCCTGGGgcgtttagtccagcaatgggcTTTTATAggttatgattatgatgattttaGATTTAACTTAATGTTCATTACATATTATCATATTCCGACTAGTATTGCGTGCATCTATCTAAAATATTGTTAGACTTAAGTTGACTACTGGTTTGTATGCTCTCTGTTCAGTTTTACTCTGTATCACTTGTAACACAATATAATGCCCACCATATACAATATGTAACACATACCTACGTTGTAACTATTCCGTCATTAACTTAATGTATAGAGCTACAGACAGCCGTTTGTTATGGTAAagacatattatatacaatacttAAACTAGGGGCAGGTAGTGGGAGCTAATCGTGTTTTTCAAATGTTAATTATAGATGAAAATGAGAGTATgaagaataaaattttataaaatgcatCCCTGCTATTACTTTTTCACGACACTTTTAGTTATGAACTCATAAACAACAGAAGTAGTTATAATTAGAATTtaaatgcaactaatatataatatatttagcttGTCTATACGTGTAGGTAAaataaaccgaaataatacttcgcaggctttagaggtacattatgtactgtgtcTGAGACTTATTTGAGAAACCGAAAAccaatagtttttaagtaaaccactgcaataGTTTTACGAAAGTAATCAGACACATAAAAATCCGATAAAATCCGATAAGGTACATGTCGCGTACAAAAAATCCAATTGAGGGGGCATGATAGCCCGATAGTTGAAAAGGAGACGTGCACTTTTGCACGTGCATCAGAAAAAGAGTGTGAGGCAGACGTCTCCGACTGCTCACTCGCGTCGACCGCGTCAGGGTGCTCAGGAGCACAAACGCGAAAAAGACGGCAGCCTTACCTATGTAGGCCGGAAAAGGCCAAAAAACCAGCCGTGGACGATGAAGAGGTCATTGATCCTTACGAGACCGTGCCGGTACCAAAGGCAAATAAAGATCTGCCCTCGGTAAATGACATCCAAGAAGGATTGAAAACCCGCACTGCTGCGGACATAAGAGCCCAAATGGTCGAGTCTATGTCTTCTATCGAGAAAGTCGTGGACAGTTCCCGCAACTTAAGAGGATCACATGCACAAAACCTTCGCATGGCAGCTCGCTCAGCGTTGGCAGCGGCTTCGGAACTGGCGCAGAGAAATAACACCTCTGATGTAGAGAAGTTACGAAAGGAAAATGAAGAGCTCCGATCAGAACTTGCCATTCTGAAGTCTGAACTGGCAAAGTTAGCTGCGGAACTGAAAAACAGCCAATGCCTTCAAGACAACATTTTGGAAAGACGGTGTGAACAGGCTGAATCAATGGTAGAGAAAGATCCACTAGTGCGGAGCATTGCTGCCCTAATGGACCAAAAACTGAATGAGCTACGAGCTGAGATTTTCCCAGAAAATGCTGTTAGAAAAGCTCTGGGATTCAGGTCACATGGGGCACGATCGGACACGGATAGGCCCGACTCAAACGAAAAaccaaagtcaaaaaaaaaaaaaaagggaaagaAAATGTCTATGAAGGCAGCTCAACTACCAGTACCTGTACCACAGGTGCCATCAGAAGCACCCTCAGTGCCACCGGAAAGCCCAAAACCAGAGCAACATGCTACGGTAACCTGGACTAAAGTTGTGGGGCGGAAAACAAAAGCTACAACCTCGGCTGCGAAGAAATCTGCGGATGCCACACCGGGTAAAACCACTTACTCAGGCCGGACGAAAAGTACAAAGCCACCGCCCTCTCCAAAAACGGCGGCTGTCACAATAACGTTAACAGACGGCTCAACAGCCAATTATGCTGAGGCCATGGCAGCTGCAAAGCAGCGGATTAACTTGGCAGATTGCGGAATATCGCATCTCCGACAGAAAAAAGCTATCACGGGTGGGCTTATTTTGGAGGTTCCGGGTCCTGATAGTACCAAAAAAGCGGATGCACTTGCAGAGCGGCTTCGTGCGGCCTTAGCTGATATGGGTGTGCGCATCGCACGCCCGGTTAAAACGGGAGAAATTAGGGTAATGGACCTGGATGAGTCTATTACTAGAAATGATATAGCGGCGGCGATATCTGAGACTGGAGGATGTTCCCAAGAGGAAGTTAAGGTGGGAGAAATCCGTCTCAACCCTTCAAGGCTGGGTACGGCCTGGGTTCGATGCCCAATCACGGCCTTCCGTAAGCTCGCCGATGTGAAATATCTGCGTGTGGGGTGGGTCAGCGTTAGAGTGCGTATCCTGGCAGCTAGGCAGTTACAATGCTTCCGATGTCTAGAAGTAGGACATGTTCGAAAGCATTGTCAGAATACCATTGATAGGAGCCTGTGCTGCTACTGCTGTGGCGAACAAGGGCATAAAGCACGCGAATGTGAAGCGAAAGTGCCCAAGTGCCCCGTATGCGCAGATCTCGGTCGGCCAGCAGACCATAGATTGGGTAGCGCTAAATGCAACCCTCCCAAAAAATCCACTGGACCAGGAAAAGTAAGCAAATCAGCTCAGCCGCCCAAGCAGCCGGTAGAGGGGAGTATAAAGTCGCAAAATACAGTAAGCTAAGGATCATTCAGGGCAACCTGAACCACTGCCGTGCTGCGCAAGACCTACTACAGCAGTGCCTTGTGGAGTGGTCGGTTGCCCTGGCAGTTGTCGCCGAACCTTACAAAGTTCCCAACAATCCTCGCTGGTTCGGTAGCGTTGGGAATAAGGTTGCCATATTCTGGGGTGGAAAGCAAGGCGATCCCCCTTGCACCATCCTGGAGAAAGGGTTAGGTTTCGTTGCAGTGCAGTGGGGTATTGTAGGAGTAGTAGGCTGCTACATCTCACCTAACTCCGGGTTTGAAGCCTATGAGTCATACCTGGACAACCTGGCTGCATGCATCCGTAGATGTTTACCTCGTCCAACTATAATTCTGGGCGACTTTAACG is part of the Pararge aegeria chromosome 2, ilParAegt1.1, whole genome shotgun sequence genome and encodes:
- the LOC120630872 gene encoding uncharacterized protein LOC120630872, whose protein sequence is MCHSVAFKTSTCRVQKIQLRGHDSPIVEKETCTFARASEKECEADVSDCSLASTASGCSGAQTRKRRQPYLCRPEKAKKPAVDDEEVIDPYETVPVPKANKDLPSVNDIQEGLKTRTAADIRAQMVESMSSIEKVVDSSRNLRGSHAQNLRMAARSALAAASELAQRNNTSDVEKLRKENEELRSELAILKSELAKLAAELKNSQCLQDNILERRCEQAESMVEKDPLVRSIAALMDQKLNELRAEIFPENAVRKALGFRSHGARSDTDRPDSNEKPKSKKKKKGKKMSMKAAQLPVPVPQVPSEAPSVPPESPKPEQHATVTWTKVVGRKTKATTSAAKKSADATPGKTTYSGRTKSTKPPPSPKTAAVTITLTDGSTANYAEAMAAAKQRINLADCGISHLRQKKAITGGLILEVPGPDSTKKADALAERLRAALADMGVRIARPVKTGEIRVMDLDESITRNDIAAAISETGGCSQEEVKVGEIRLNPSRLGTAWVRCPITAFRKLADVKYLRVGWVSVRVRILAARQLQCFRCLEVGHVRKHCQNTIDRSLCCYCCGEQGHKARECEAKVPKCPVCADLGRPADHRLGSAKCNPPKKSTGPGKVSKSAQPPKQPGNLNHCRAAQDLLQQCLVEWSVALAVVAEPYKVPNNPRWFGSVGNKVAIFWGGKQGDPPCTILEKGLGFVAVQWGIVGVVGCYISPNSGFEAYESYLDNLAACIRRCLPRPTIILGDFNAHSKLWGDKRDDRRGNLIQDWAAELNLQLLNQGSTSTCVRWQGESIVDLTWATPSASHMVSGWRVAEEVVTLSDHRHIVFQVTQRPSCMSNHRNCSPPLRWSLKKLNRDLLVAAAHVAAWPNHSQGLLSDPEEEAAWFRHAMISICDA